The following are encoded in a window of Acinonyx jubatus isolate Ajub_Pintada_27869175 chromosome D4, VMU_Ajub_asm_v1.0, whole genome shotgun sequence genomic DNA:
- the EGFL7 gene encoding epidermal growth factor-like protein 7 isoform X1, translated as MKAGGTTPWAPGADSGPLLEGCWLPVLPVVCIFTVRTHVCSRLGGGHLGGLVMGDPRGLSLPFAHLLGGQLRPRVSGTNEVPLGSVELVLREGHRDTSEGSDLVRVRWEAFCWALRDVTRSDVTFTNLPKNRGGGQGYPVGRGGGQPGKKHGGLDQNVAVAGGTCSEGTARGVYGNEGRGKGGILGLRPEQRWTGRRKALVTRLARCPSASSRLSRPLLGARSTLSGGCRDRKLSGEGSQELLADLCHAPLPDRHAQGRPQHEGGTGSPRHPEERLPHEPRG; from the exons ATGAAAGCAGGCGGAACCACGCCGTGGGCGCCTGGGGCGGACTCGGGGCCTCTCTTGGAGGGGTGCTGGCTGCCCGTGCTCCCCGTGGTGTGCATCTTCACTGTGAGGACGCACGTGTGCAGCCGcctggggggggggcatctgggcGGGCTTGTGATGGGTGACCCGCGTGGCCTCTCCCTGCCTTTTGCGCACCTGCTAGGGGGCCAGCTCCGTCCCCGTGTGAGCGGCACAAATGAGGTCCCGCTCGGCAGCGTGGAGCTGGTGCTCAGGGAGGGGCATCGGGACACGAGTGAGGGATCAGACTTGGTCCGAGTGCGCTGGGAAGCCTTCTGTTGGGCTTTACGGGACGTCACACGGTCTGATGTCACCTTCACAAATCTCCCTAAAAAccggggtgggggacagggctACCCCGTGGGCCGAGGAGGAGGTCAGCCAGGTAAGAAGCATGGTGGCCTGGACCAGAATGTGGCAGTGGCAGGAGGGACGTGTTCTGAAGGCACAGCCCGTGGGGTCTATGGGAACGAAGGACGGGGCAAAGGCGGCATCCTGGGCCTCCGGCCTGAGCAGCGGTGGACTGGCCGCAGGAAGG CCCTGGTCACACGCCTCGCCCGGTGCCCCTCGGCCTCAAGCCGCCTGAGCCGGCCTCTGCTGGGGGCTCGGTCTACCCTCTCCGGGGGCTGCAGAGACCGAAAGCTCAGTGGTGAGGGGTCCCAGGAGCTCCTGGCTGACCTGTGCCACGCCCCACTGCCTGACCGGCACGCTCAGGGAAG
- the LOC128312041 gene encoding inner ear-specific collagen-like isoform X1: MRRTTEALWHHAACTWVLMGCHACPASSGPGSDPLYGGMTSRGHRDWRGKSLTSDPELKLSQGVGRQGCGGHEGQMSRSLSPRQAPGTSSVTAHCPSGQGKLGLLGGASESPPQGHRDTFGVVTGASEGKGIRSWKASLPQFPHVSDQSVERLGALGSVGGGGSGGLRSPPSWAVCAGPSQGGGRRGRQLPPGPQGARDPKCGVHVGGLEASPASPVHDLSSKVASWSFERSPPEPSRPVPAVPSVSRRVRSGVSHEWDPMPCGPCVGLLSTCQARGFRGACPCRPGWSASSCLFLNRRTSGRFYPLAVVNPANARPDFSADADAHFSQGREVIRAGFERAGGSEARKPTRKRCVSRPTAWHLQGSCVPATPRRPQG; the protein is encoded by the exons ATGAGAAGGACAACTGAGGCCCTTTGGCACCACGCCGCGTGCACATGGGTCCTCATGGGCTGTCACGCCTGCCCTGCCAGCTCCGGGCCGGGATCCGACCCCCTTTACGGAGGAATGACCTCTCGGGGCCACAGAGACTGGCGCGGGAAAAGCCTGACCTCTGACCCAGAGCTGAAGCTGTCCCAGGGCGTGGGCAGGCAGGGGTGCGGGGGCCATGAGGGACAGATGAGCCGGTCCCTGTcccccaggcaggctcctggTACGTCATCTGTGACTGCCCATTGTCCCAGTGGCCAGGGGAagctggggctgctgggaggggCGTCAGAATCCCCTCCCCAGGGACACCGTGACACCTTCGGGGTTGTCACGGGCGCCAGTGAAGGCAAGGGCATTAGAAGCTGGAAGgcttccctgcctcagtttccccatgtgtcaGATCAGAGTGTGGAGCGTCTGGGGGCCCTGggcagtgtgggggggggggggtccggaGGCCTCCGAAGTCCACCAAGTTGGGCGGTTTGTGCTGGGCCttcccagggtggggggaggaggggtcgGCAGCTTCCACCAGGTCCCCAGGGGGCCCGTGACCCCAAGTGCGGAGTCCATGTGGGTGGCCTCGAAGCGTCTCCAGCATCCCCCGTCCACGACCTCAGCTCCAAAGTTGCCT CCTGGAGCTTTGAGCGGTCGCCCCCGGAGCCCTCCCGTCCCGTCCCCGCTGTGCCTTCCGTGTCCAGACGTGTCCGTTCTGGAGTTTCACATGAGTGGGATCCCATGCCGTGTGGCCCTTGTGTCGGGCTTCTCAGCACGTGCCAGGCTCGTGGGTTCCGTGGCGCGTGTCCGTGCCGCCCGGGGTGGTCTGCCTCGTCCTGTCTGTTCCTCAACCGGCGGACGTCGGGTCGTTTCTACCCTCTGGCTGTCGTGAACCCTGCGAACGCCCGCCCAGATTTTTCCGCGGACGCGGACGCTCACTTCTCTCAG GGCCGTGAAGTGATACGTGCTGGTTTTGAAAGAGCCGGTGGATCGGAAGCACGAAAGCCGACGAGAAAGCGGTGCGTCTCGCGTCCCACCGCCTGGCATTTGCAGGGCTCCTGCGTGCCCGCGACGCCCCGCCGTCCACAGGGGTGA
- the LOC128312041 gene encoding otolin-1-like isoform X2, producing the protein MRRTTEALWHHAACTWVLMGCHACPASSGPGSDPLYGGMTSRGHRDWRGKSLTSDPELKLSQGVGRQGCGGHEGQMSRSLSPRQAPGTSSVTAHCPSGQGKLGLLGGASESPPQGHRDTFGVVTGASEGKGIRSWKASLPQFPHVSDQSVERLGALGSVGGGGSGGLRSPPSWAVCAGPSQGGGRRGRQLPPGPQGARDPKCGVHVGGLEASPASPVHDLSSKVASWSFERSPPEPSRPVPAVPSVSRRVRSGVSHEWDPMPCGPCVGLLSTCQARGFRGACPCRPGWSASSCLFLNRRTSGRFYPLAVVNPANARPDFSADADAHFSQPQEGRRSH; encoded by the exons ATGAGAAGGACAACTGAGGCCCTTTGGCACCACGCCGCGTGCACATGGGTCCTCATGGGCTGTCACGCCTGCCCTGCCAGCTCCGGGCCGGGATCCGACCCCCTTTACGGAGGAATGACCTCTCGGGGCCACAGAGACTGGCGCGGGAAAAGCCTGACCTCTGACCCAGAGCTGAAGCTGTCCCAGGGCGTGGGCAGGCAGGGGTGCGGGGGCCATGAGGGACAGATGAGCCGGTCCCTGTcccccaggcaggctcctggTACGTCATCTGTGACTGCCCATTGTCCCAGTGGCCAGGGGAagctggggctgctgggaggggCGTCAGAATCCCCTCCCCAGGGACACCGTGACACCTTCGGGGTTGTCACGGGCGCCAGTGAAGGCAAGGGCATTAGAAGCTGGAAGgcttccctgcctcagtttccccatgtgtcaGATCAGAGTGTGGAGCGTCTGGGGGCCCTGggcagtgtgggggggggggggtccggaGGCCTCCGAAGTCCACCAAGTTGGGCGGTTTGTGCTGGGCCttcccagggtggggggaggaggggtcgGCAGCTTCCACCAGGTCCCCAGGGGGCCCGTGACCCCAAGTGCGGAGTCCATGTGGGTGGCCTCGAAGCGTCTCCAGCATCCCCCGTCCACGACCTCAGCTCCAAAGTTGCCT CCTGGAGCTTTGAGCGGTCGCCCCCGGAGCCCTCCCGTCCCGTCCCCGCTGTGCCTTCCGTGTCCAGACGTGTCCGTTCTGGAGTTTCACATGAGTGGGATCCCATGCCGTGTGGCCCTTGTGTCGGGCTTCTCAGCACGTGCCAGGCTCGTGGGTTCCGTGGCGCGTGTCCGTGCCGCCCGGGGTGGTCTGCCTCGTCCTGTCTGTTCCTCAACCGGCGGACGTCGGGTCGTTTCTACCCTCTGGCTGTCGTGAACCCTGCGAACGCCCGCCCAGATTTTTCCGCGGACGCGGACGCTCACTTCTCTCAG ccccaggaAGGCCGGAGGAGCCACTGA